One window of Quercus robur chromosome 12, dhQueRobu3.1, whole genome shotgun sequence genomic DNA carries:
- the LOC126708930 gene encoding methylsterol monooxygenase 1-1-like gives MLPYETIQEASAALGRNLTTAETIWFNYSANKSDYFLYCHNIIFLFVVFSVIPFPLIFVELARLAGVDRYKIQPKVRLSSPEIFRCYKDVMRIFLLVVGPLQLVSYPSIKIIGIRAGLPLPSGWEMFAQLVVYFLIEDYTNYWIHRFLHNKWGYEKIHRVHHEYTAPIGYAAPYAHWAEVLILGIPSFLGPAMVPGHMITFWLWISLRNIEAIDTHSGYDFPWSPTKYIPFYGGAEYHDYHHYVGGQSQSNFASVFTYCDYIYGTDKGYRYQKKIFQKLKGELKGNGEQNGVPYRFSTQDLKSD, from the exons ATGCTGCCGTACGAGACAATACAGGAGGCATCGGCGGCACTTGGCCGCAACCTGACTACGGCGGAGACCATTTGGTTCAACTACTCGGCTAACAAGTCCGACTACTTCCTTTACTGCCACAACATTATCTTCCTTTTCGTTGTATTCTCAGTGATCCCTTTTCCTCTGATCTTTGTTGAGCTCGCTCGCTTGGCTGGAGTTGATCGATACAAGATTCAGCCAAAGGTTAGGTTGTCTTCGCCCGAGATTTTTCGTTGCTACAAGGATGTTATGCGCATTTTCCTTCTCGTTGTTGGTCCTCTACAGCTCGTTTCTTACCCTTCTATTAAG ATAATTGGGATTCGAGCGGGGTTGCCATTGCCTTCAGGATGGGAAATGTTTGCACAGTTGGTAGTATATTTTCTGATAGAGGATTATACCAATTACTGGATCCACAGGTTTCTGCATAACAAATGGGGATATGAAAAGATTCATCGAGTTCACCATGAATACACAGCTCCAATCGGATATGCAGCACCATATGCGCATTGGGCTGAGGTTTTGATCCTCGGGATTCCATCTTTCCTTGGGCCAGCCATGGTGCCTGGTCACATGATCACATTCTGGTTGTGGATTTCTTTGCGGAATATAGAGGCTATTGATACGCATAGCGG GTATGACTTCCCTTGGAGTCCCACTAAATACATTCCTTTTTACGGTGGTGCTGAGTATCATGACTACCATCATTATGTTGGAGGACAAAGCCAAAGCAACTTTGCTTCGGTGTTCACCTACTGTGATTACATTTATGGAACTGACAAG GGCTATCGATATCAGAAGAAGATCTTTCAGAAG TTGAAAGGGGAATTGAAAGGCAATGGTGAGCAGAATGGAGTTCCATATCGCTTTTCTACCCAAGATCTTAAATCCGACTAG